The following coding sequences lie in one Corynebacterium humireducens NBRC 106098 = DSM 45392 genomic window:
- the nrdR gene encoding transcriptional regulator NrdR, whose product MYCPFCHHDHSRVIDSRIIDSGASIRRRRECTSCRGRFTTIEKAVLLVIKRNGVTEPFSRDKVVLGVRRACQGRDVSDDALKRLAQEVEETVRSHGSSQVHANDIGLAILEPLRALDEVAYLRFASVYKSFESAEDFESEIRLMRRRAREEASALEG is encoded by the coding sequence GTGTACTGCCCGTTCTGCCATCACGACCACTCGCGGGTCATCGACTCCCGCATCATCGACTCCGGTGCCTCGATCCGCCGCCGCCGTGAGTGCACCTCCTGCCGCGGCAGGTTCACCACCATCGAGAAGGCCGTCCTGCTGGTGATCAAGCGCAACGGGGTGACGGAGCCGTTCAGCCGCGACAAGGTCGTGCTCGGCGTGCGCCGCGCCTGCCAGGGCCGTGACGTCTCCGACGACGCCCTCAAGCGCCTGGCGCAGGAGGTCGAGGAGACCGTCCGCTCCCACGGCAGTTCGCAGGTCCACGCCAACGACATCGGCCTCGCGATCCTGGAGCCGCTCCGTGCGCTCGACGAGGTCGCCTACCTGCGTTTCGCCTCCGTCTACAAGTCCTTCGAGTCGGCCGAGGACTTCGAGTCGGAGATCCGCCTCATGCGCCGCCGCGCCCGCGAGGAGGCCTCCGCCCTCGAGGGCTGA
- the lexA gene encoding transcriptional repressor LexA produces the protein MSAKTPPTGKPDPSTLSDRQRRILEVIRDAVVLRGYPPSIREIGDAAGLQSTSSVAYQLKQLEKKGFLRRDPNKPRAVDVRTLPSTEPARKPGRKVAAKPSAPTSAPEGAGAANFIPVLGRIAAGSPILAEQEVEDYYPLPADLVGDGELFMLQIDGESMRDAGILHGDWVVVRSQPVAEQGEFVAALIDGEATAKEFHKDSTGVWLLPHNDDYAPIPGDQAEIMGKIVSVFRRL, from the coding sequence ATGTCCGCCAAGACCCCGCCCACCGGCAAGCCCGACCCGTCCACCCTGTCCGACCGCCAGCGCCGCATCCTGGAGGTCATCCGGGACGCCGTCGTCCTGCGGGGCTACCCGCCGAGCATCCGTGAGATCGGCGACGCCGCCGGGCTGCAGTCCACCTCCTCGGTGGCCTACCAGCTCAAGCAGCTCGAGAAGAAGGGCTTCCTGCGGCGCGACCCGAACAAGCCGCGCGCGGTGGACGTCCGCACCCTGCCGTCCACCGAGCCCGCCCGGAAGCCGGGCCGGAAGGTGGCGGCGAAGCCCTCCGCCCCGACCTCTGCCCCGGAGGGCGCGGGTGCCGCCAACTTCATCCCGGTGCTGGGTCGCATCGCCGCCGGTTCGCCGATCCTCGCCGAGCAGGAGGTGGAGGACTACTACCCGCTGCCCGCCGATCTCGTGGGCGACGGCGAGCTCTTCATGCTCCAGATCGACGGCGAGTCGATGCGGGACGCCGGCATCCTCCACGGCGACTGGGTGGTCGTCCGCTCCCAGCCCGTCGCCGAGCAGGGTGAGTTCGTGGCCGCCCTCATCGACGGGGAGGCGACGGCCAAGGAGTTCCACAAGGACTCCACGGGCGTGTGGCTTCTCCCCCACAACGACGACTACGCCCCCATCCCCGGCGACCAGGCGGAGATCATGGGCAAGATCGTCTCGGTGTTCCGCCGCCTCTGA
- a CDS encoding DeoR/GlpR family DNA-binding transcription regulator: MYAEERRRQIASLTAVEGRVNVTELANRFEVTAETIRRDLAVLDREGVVHRVHGGAVASQTFQTTEFSLDARFRSAPTAKSAIARAALRFLPEPQGGLFLDAGSTIGTLADLIAEQPNARQWSIVTNSLPIALNLATKGLSEVQLLGGSVRAITQAVVGDTALRTLALMRADVAFIGTNALTLDHGLSTADAQEAAIKSAMVTNAHKVVVLCDSTKLGTDYLVSFAGIDDIDVVITDPAAPESFVTALREREVDVVIAEN, translated from the coding sequence ATGTACGCAGAGGAACGCCGTCGGCAGATCGCCTCCCTCACCGCTGTTGAGGGGCGCGTCAATGTCACCGAACTGGCGAACCGATTCGAGGTCACCGCCGAGACGATCCGCCGGGATCTGGCGGTGCTCGACAGGGAGGGGGTGGTGCACCGCGTGCACGGCGGCGCCGTCGCGAGCCAGACCTTCCAGACCACGGAGTTCTCCCTCGACGCCCGTTTCCGTTCCGCCCCGACCGCCAAGTCGGCGATCGCCCGCGCCGCGCTCCGTTTCCTGCCCGAGCCCCAGGGGGGTCTCTTCCTCGACGCGGGTTCCACCATCGGCACCCTCGCGGATCTCATCGCCGAGCAGCCGAACGCCCGGCAGTGGTCGATCGTGACCAACAGTCTGCCCATCGCCCTCAATCTGGCCACCAAGGGTCTCAGCGAGGTGCAGCTGCTGGGTGGTTCAGTCAGGGCGATCACGCAGGCCGTCGTGGGCGACACCGCGCTGCGCACGCTGGCGCTCATGCGTGCCGACGTCGCCTTCATCGGCACCAACGCCCTCACCCTCGACCACGGCCTGTCCACCGCGGACGCGCAGGAGGCCGCCATCAAGTCGGCGATGGTGACCAACGCCCACAAGGTCGTCGTGCTCTGCGACTCGACGAAGCTGGGAACCGACTACCTGGTGAGCTTCGCCGGCATCGACGACATCGACGTCGTCATCACCGACCCGGCCGCACCGGAGTCCTTCGTCACCGCGCTCCGCGAGCGCGAGGTCGACGTCGTCATCGCCGAGAACTGA
- the ptsP gene encoding phosphoenolpyruvate--protein phosphotransferase translates to MTSDSTIIKGTGVVAGIAYAPAIWVHPRPELPTAGTTIADDAHDSEFERFTTAADAVAARLSARAETVEGAAAEVLKATAGMVTDRGWRRTVKKNITAGHPADYATVAATQKFVEMFEAAGGLMAERTTDLRDIRDRVIAELRGEDEPGLPDVTRESVLFADDLSPADTATLNPELVVALVTELGGPTSHTAIIARQLNVPCIVAAGRAVHEIPAGEYVLVDGASGTVTLNADEETARASVASSRERAAIVAQWRGPAQTKDGHRVQLLANVADGNAARIAADTQAEGIGLYRTEMSFLSTSQEPSVEEQAAVYRKVLEAFPASKVVIRTLDAGSDKPIAYANMEHEDNPALGVRGLRIAWGNEGILVRQLDAIALAAEGRGEDAPTWVMAPMLAREREARWFAELCRERGLTPGAMIEVPAAVIMADKIMPHLDFVSIGTNDLTQYTMAADRLSPSLAYLTDPWQPAVLRLVKETCRVGELTETPVGVCGEAAADPKLACVLTGLGVTSLSAASTAVAGVGAQLAELDLAACQEVARAVLDAPGATAAREIAREMILG, encoded by the coding sequence ATGACTTCAGACTCCACGATCATCAAGGGCACCGGTGTGGTCGCCGGAATCGCCTACGCACCCGCCATCTGGGTCCACCCCCGACCCGAGCTGCCCACCGCCGGAACCACCATCGCCGACGACGCCCACGACTCCGAGTTCGAGCGCTTCACCACCGCCGCCGACGCCGTCGCCGCGCGCCTGAGCGCCCGCGCCGAGACCGTCGAGGGGGCCGCCGCCGAGGTCCTCAAGGCCACCGCCGGCATGGTCACCGACCGTGGCTGGCGCCGGACGGTGAAGAAGAACATCACCGCCGGGCATCCGGCCGACTACGCCACCGTCGCCGCCACCCAGAAGTTCGTGGAGATGTTCGAGGCCGCCGGCGGACTCATGGCGGAGCGCACCACCGACCTGCGCGACATCCGCGACCGCGTCATCGCCGAACTCCGCGGCGAGGACGAGCCGGGCCTGCCCGACGTCACCCGGGAGTCCGTCCTGTTCGCCGACGACCTCTCCCCGGCGGACACCGCCACCCTCAACCCGGAGCTCGTCGTCGCCCTGGTCACCGAACTCGGCGGCCCCACCAGCCACACCGCGATCATCGCCCGCCAGCTCAACGTGCCCTGCATCGTCGCCGCCGGCCGGGCGGTCCACGAGATCCCCGCGGGTGAGTACGTGCTTGTCGACGGCGCCAGCGGCACCGTCACCCTCAACGCCGACGAGGAGACCGCCCGCGCCTCCGTCGCCTCCTCCCGGGAGCGTGCCGCGATCGTCGCCCAGTGGCGTGGTCCGGCCCAGACGAAGGACGGTCACCGCGTGCAGCTGCTGGCCAACGTCGCCGACGGCAACGCCGCCCGCATCGCCGCCGACACCCAGGCCGAGGGCATCGGCCTCTACCGCACGGAGATGAGCTTCCTCAGCACCTCCCAGGAGCCCTCCGTGGAGGAGCAGGCCGCCGTCTACCGGAAGGTCCTCGAGGCCTTCCCGGCCTCCAAGGTGGTCATCCGCACCCTCGACGCGGGCTCCGACAAGCCCATCGCCTACGCCAACATGGAGCACGAGGACAACCCGGCGCTCGGCGTCCGCGGTCTCCGCATCGCCTGGGGCAACGAGGGCATCCTGGTCCGGCAGCTCGACGCCATCGCGCTGGCCGCCGAGGGACGCGGCGAGGACGCCCCCACCTGGGTCATGGCCCCGATGCTGGCCCGCGAGCGGGAGGCCCGCTGGTTCGCCGAGCTGTGCCGCGAGCGCGGCCTCACCCCGGGCGCGATGATCGAGGTCCCCGCGGCCGTCATCATGGCCGACAAGATCATGCCCCACCTGGACTTCGTCTCCATCGGCACGAACGACCTCACGCAGTACACGATGGCCGCCGACCGTCTCTCCCCGAGCCTGGCCTACCTCACCGACCCGTGGCAGCCGGCCGTCCTGCGTCTGGTCAAGGAGACCTGCCGCGTCGGTGAACTCACCGAGACCCCCGTCGGCGTGTGCGGCGAGGCCGCCGCCGACCCGAAGCTGGCGTGCGTGCTCACCGGCCTGGGCGTGACCTCGCTGTCGGCGGCGTCGACCGCCGTGGCCGGCGTCGGTGCGCAGCTGGCGGAGCTGGATCTCGCCGCGTGCCAGGAGGTCGCCCGCGCGGTTCTCGACGCCCCCGGCGCCACCGCGGCACGCGAGATCGCCCGGGAGATGATCCTCGGGTAA
- a CDS encoding 1-phosphofructokinase family hexose kinase yields the protein MILTLTPNPSIDATMQLGTRLRRGLVHRPSSISQVAGGKGVNVTHALTLADKLSLALFPADGNDPFVALARQSGIPFHAIPVSEGVRINTTLTEPDGTTTKINGLGAQIEPPTRRIIEETVVRLAANASWLVMAGSLPPGVPTGWYTELITTVRATHPDLPVAVDTSDAAMIALGEGFEVAAPTLIKPNGMELGQLVDRDGEHLEAAAARGDFSPVIDAARVVVDRGVNEVLVTLGVAGAALVTAQGVWLATPPPVDVMSTVGAGDSSLAGYLMARAEGGSPADCLARAVAYGTAATGLPGTTIPSPAQLNLEETHVRHIS from the coding sequence GTGATTCTCACCCTCACCCCCAACCCCAGCATCGACGCGACCATGCAACTGGGGACGCGGCTGCGCCGCGGGCTCGTCCACCGTCCCTCCTCCATCTCCCAGGTGGCCGGCGGAAAAGGCGTCAACGTCACGCACGCCCTGACCCTCGCGGACAAACTCAGCCTCGCCCTCTTCCCGGCGGACGGCAACGACCCCTTCGTCGCCCTGGCCCGCCAGTCCGGGATCCCCTTCCACGCCATCCCGGTGTCCGAGGGCGTCCGCATCAACACCACCCTCACTGAACCGGACGGGACCACCACCAAGATCAACGGCCTCGGCGCGCAGATCGAGCCGCCCACCCGCCGCATCATCGAGGAGACCGTCGTCCGCCTCGCCGCGAACGCCTCCTGGCTGGTCATGGCCGGTTCCCTGCCGCCCGGGGTCCCCACCGGCTGGTACACGGAACTCATCACCACCGTCCGCGCGACGCACCCGGACCTGCCGGTGGCCGTCGACACGTCCGACGCCGCGATGATCGCCCTCGGCGAGGGCTTCGAGGTCGCCGCCCCGACCCTCATCAAGCCCAACGGCATGGAGCTCGGGCAGCTCGTCGACCGTGACGGCGAGCACCTCGAGGCGGCCGCCGCCCGCGGCGACTTCTCCCCGGTCATCGACGCGGCCCGCGTCGTCGTCGACCGCGGCGTCAACGAGGTCCTGGTGACGCTCGGCGTCGCCGGAGCCGCCCTCGTCACCGCGCAGGGCGTCTGGCTCGCCACCCCTCCCCCGGTCGACGTCATGTCCACCGTCGGCGCGGGCGACAGCTCGCTCGCCGGGTACCTCATGGCCCGCGCGGAGGGCGGCAGTCCCGCCGACTGCCTGGCCCGCGCCGTCGCCTACGGCACCGCCGCCACCGGCCTGCCCGGCACCACCATTCCTTCCCCCGCACAACTGAATCTCGAGGAAACCCATGTCCGTCATATCTCCTGA
- a CDS encoding PTS fructose transporter subunit IIABC yields the protein MSVISPDLVHLDADLGGTTTEVITALAGVVHAAGRASSPQLLADAALAREAQNPTGVPGRVAIPHCRSAAVEVPTLAFARLSRPVDFGGPDGDAELVFLIAAPEGGGKAHLKILSKLARALVRGDFLERLRAATTEEEIVTAVEEVVGDIPQTTPPAEKPTDKPVEKPRTRLVAVTACPTGIAHTYMAADALAQTAAAREDVELHVETQGSSSTEALDPDLIRDADAVIFATDVGVRDRERFAGKPVIESSVKRAINEPSVMLDEAVAASRNPEARRVSGTASASAEKQTELSWPRRIQQAVMTGVSYMIPFVAAGGLLLALGFLVGGYDMANGWQAIALQHSLTNLPGNEVLVDGATVAFDRSGLALYLGAVLFATGQMAMGFIVAALSGYTAYALAGRPGIAPGFVGGAISVLIGAGFIGGLVTGILAGLVAWWIASWKVPRILSSLMPVVIIPLLTSLIVGLTMFLLLGRPLEGIMTGLTDWLSSMSGSSAVVLGVILGLMMCFDLGGPVNKAAYLFATAGLSTGDEASMQIMAAVMAAGMVPPIALSVATILRRSLFTPAEQENGKSAWLLGLSFISEGAIPFAAADPFRVIPSMMVGGAVTGATAMALGVGSRAPHGGVFVLFAIDPWWGFLLAILAGTVVSAATVIALKQFWPTKAVAAATVDA from the coding sequence ATGTCCGTCATATCTCCTGACCTGGTACACCTGGACGCCGACCTCGGCGGCACGACCACCGAGGTGATCACCGCCCTGGCGGGCGTCGTCCACGCCGCCGGCCGCGCCAGCTCCCCGCAACTGCTCGCCGACGCCGCCCTCGCCCGTGAGGCCCAGAACCCCACCGGTGTGCCCGGCCGCGTCGCCATCCCCCACTGCCGTTCCGCCGCCGTCGAGGTCCCGACCCTGGCCTTCGCCCGACTGTCGCGCCCCGTCGACTTCGGCGGTCCCGACGGCGACGCCGAGCTCGTCTTCCTCATCGCCGCCCCCGAGGGCGGCGGCAAGGCCCACCTGAAGATCCTCTCCAAGCTCGCCCGCGCCCTCGTCCGGGGTGACTTCCTCGAACGACTGCGCGCCGCCACCACGGAGGAGGAGATCGTCACGGCCGTCGAGGAGGTCGTGGGTGACATCCCGCAGACCACCCCGCCCGCCGAGAAGCCCACCGACAAGCCCGTCGAGAAGCCGCGGACCCGCCTCGTGGCCGTCACCGCGTGCCCCACGGGCATCGCCCACACCTACATGGCCGCCGACGCCCTGGCGCAGACGGCCGCCGCCCGCGAGGACGTGGAGCTCCACGTCGAGACCCAGGGCTCCTCCTCCACTGAGGCCCTCGACCCGGACCTCATCCGCGACGCGGACGCCGTCATCTTCGCCACCGACGTCGGCGTGCGTGACCGTGAGCGTTTCGCCGGCAAGCCCGTCATCGAGTCCTCCGTCAAGCGCGCCATCAACGAGCCGTCGGTCATGCTCGACGAGGCCGTCGCCGCCTCCCGTAACCCGGAGGCACGCCGGGTGAGCGGGACGGCGTCGGCAAGCGCGGAGAAGCAGACCGAGCTGAGCTGGCCACGCCGCATCCAGCAGGCGGTGATGACGGGTGTGTCCTACATGATCCCGTTCGTCGCGGCCGGTGGTCTGCTGCTCGCCCTCGGCTTCCTCGTCGGCGGCTACGACATGGCCAACGGCTGGCAGGCCATCGCCCTGCAGCACTCGCTGACCAACCTCCCCGGCAACGAGGTGCTTGTCGACGGCGCCACCGTCGCCTTCGACCGCTCCGGCCTCGCGCTGTACCTCGGTGCGGTGCTCTTCGCCACGGGCCAGATGGCCATGGGATTCATCGTCGCGGCGCTGTCCGGCTACACGGCCTACGCCCTGGCCGGACGCCCCGGCATCGCCCCCGGTTTCGTCGGCGGCGCGATCTCCGTGCTCATCGGCGCCGGCTTTATCGGCGGTCTGGTCACCGGTATCCTGGCCGGACTCGTCGCCTGGTGGATCGCCTCGTGGAAGGTGCCCCGCATCCTCTCCTCGCTCATGCCGGTGGTGATCATCCCGCTGCTCACCTCCCTCATCGTGGGTCTGACGATGTTCCTGCTGCTCGGCCGCCCTCTGGAGGGCATCATGACCGGGCTGACCGACTGGCTGTCCTCGATGTCCGGCTCCTCCGCCGTCGTGCTGGGCGTCATCCTCGGTCTCATGATGTGCTTCGACCTCGGTGGCCCCGTGAACAAGGCGGCGTACCTCTTCGCCACCGCCGGCCTGTCCACCGGTGACGAGGCCTCCATGCAGATCATGGCCGCCGTCATGGCCGCCGGCATGGTCCCGCCGATCGCCCTGTCCGTCGCCACCATCCTCCGCCGCAGCCTGTTCACCCCGGCCGAGCAGGAGAACGGCAAGTCCGCCTGGCTGCTGGGACTGTCCTTCATCTCCGAGGGTGCGATCCCCTTCGCGGCGGCCGACCCGTTCCGCGTCATCCCCTCGATGATGGTCGGCGGTGCCGTCACCGGCGCCACCGCCATGGCCCTGGGCGTCGGTTCCCGCGCCCCGCACGGCGGCGTGTTCGTCCTCTTCGCCATCGACCCCTGGTGGGGCTTCCTGCTGGCGATCCTGGCCGGCACGGTCGTCTCCGCCGCCACCGTCATCGCCCTCAAGCAGTTCTGGCCGACGAAAGCGGTAGCAGCCGCCACGGTCGATGCCTAA
- a CDS encoding HPr family phosphocarrier protein, with amino-acid sequence MASKTVTVGSAVGLHARPAAIVADAAAEYDDEILLTLVGDEDGEEADAASSLMIMALGAEKGDQVTVTSDNAEAVEKIAALIESDLDK; translated from the coding sequence ATGGCCTCCAAGACCGTGACCGTCGGCTCCGCAGTCGGCCTCCACGCCCGCCCCGCCGCCATCGTCGCTGACGCCGCCGCCGAGTACGACGACGAGATCCTCCTCACCCTCGTCGGTGACGAGGACGGCGAGGAGGCCGATGCCGCCTCCTCCCTCATGATCATGGCGCTCGGCGCCGAGAAGGGTGACCAGGTCACCGTCACCTCCGACAACGCGGAAGCCGTCGAGAAGATCGCGGCTCTCATCGAGTCGGACCTGGACAAGTAG
- a CDS encoding uracil-xanthine permease family protein → MTLRNLGWTVHGDGRKIAPGAVVAPDERLSWPRTIGIGMQHVVAMFGATLLVPTLTGFPVNTTLLFSGVGTMLFLLITRNRLPSYLGSSFAFIAPLIASQQHGPGAQIGGVLVTGLVLVAVGLAVKAAGRKVIDAVMPPAVTGAIVALIGLNLAPVATGNFQTQPLVATVTLVAILLATVAGRGMVARLGILIGVVVGWVFATLTGNLAEGAADTIADAAWFGLPEFHTPEFRLSAILVTLPVVIVLIAENVGHVKAVSEMTGRNLDDLAGDALVADGLATTLAGSFGGSGTTTYAENIGVMAATRVYSTAAYWVAAATAVALAFIPKFGALIFTIPTGVLGGATLVLYGLIGMLGIRIWQDNRVNFNNPVNLTAAAVALIAGIGNLTLTVGGIELEGIAWGSAGIIVAYPVLKWLYVTLGEGRHAKFHH, encoded by the coding sequence GTGACCCTCAGAAACCTCGGATGGACCGTCCACGGCGACGGCCGAAAGATCGCCCCCGGCGCGGTCGTCGCGCCCGACGAGAGACTCAGCTGGCCCCGCACCATCGGCATCGGCATGCAGCATGTCGTGGCCATGTTCGGCGCCACCCTCCTCGTCCCCACCCTCACCGGCTTCCCGGTCAACACCACCCTGCTGTTCTCGGGTGTGGGCACGATGCTCTTCCTGCTCATCACCCGCAACCGTCTGCCCTCCTACCTGGGCTCCTCCTTCGCGTTCATCGCCCCGCTGATCGCCAGCCAGCAGCACGGCCCCGGCGCCCAGATCGGCGGCGTCCTGGTCACCGGCCTGGTGCTCGTCGCCGTGGGCCTGGCGGTCAAGGCGGCGGGCCGGAAGGTCATCGACGCGGTGATGCCCCCGGCCGTCACGGGTGCGATCGTCGCGCTCATCGGGCTGAATCTGGCGCCCGTCGCGACGGGCAACTTCCAGACGCAGCCCCTGGTGGCCACCGTGACCCTCGTGGCCATCCTCCTGGCCACCGTCGCGGGCCGGGGCATGGTGGCGCGGCTGGGCATCCTCATCGGCGTGGTCGTCGGCTGGGTGTTCGCCACCCTCACGGGCAACCTCGCAGAGGGGGCCGCGGACACCATCGCGGACGCCGCGTGGTTCGGCCTGCCGGAGTTCCACACCCCGGAGTTCCGTCTCTCGGCGATCCTGGTCACCCTGCCGGTGGTCATCGTCCTCATCGCGGAGAACGTCGGCCACGTCAAGGCCGTGTCCGAGATGACGGGCCGGAACCTCGACGACCTGGCCGGTGACGCGCTCGTCGCCGACGGCCTGGCCACCACCCTGGCGGGTTCCTTCGGTGGTTCCGGCACGACGACCTACGCGGAGAACATCGGCGTCATGGCGGCCACGCGCGTCTACTCGACGGCCGCCTACTGGGTGGCGGCGGCCACCGCCGTCGCCCTGGCGTTCATCCCGAAGTTCGGGGCACTCATCTTCACCATCCCCACCGGCGTGCTCGGCGGGGCGACCCTGGTGCTCTACGGACTCATCGGCATGCTGGGCATCCGCATCTGGCAGGACAACCGGGTCAACTTCAACAACCCGGTCAACCTCACGGCCGCGGCGGTGGCGCTCATCGCCGGCATCGGCAACCTGACGCTCACGGTCGGCGGCATCGAGCTGGAGGGCATCGCCTGGGGCTCGGCCGGCATCATCGTCGCCTACCCGGTGCTGAAGTGGCTCTACGTCACGCTCGGGGAGGGGCGGCACGCCAAGTTCCACCACTGA
- the hflX gene encoding GTPase HflX has protein sequence MTDVFKHDPDHTSHEDLLARAFRDNAPQPTIREDSGTDLSGLLTPTVGELDLDDRNRFRRVTRTTEIRSTDAEDITEVEYRKLRLEQVILVGVWTEGTTAEVEANMDELAALAETAGAEVLEALYQRRDKPDPGTYIGSGKVQELKEIILATDADTVIFDGELSPGQLVALETALNTKVIDRTMLILDIFAQHAKSKEGKAQVSLAQMEYLYTRVRGWGESLSRQAGGRAGSNGGVGLRGPGETRIEADRRRLRTEMAKLRRELAGMQTAREIKRQRRQASTIPQIAIAGYTNAGKSSLINALTGAGVLVEDALFATLDPTTRRAELADGRAVVFTDTVGFVRHLPTQLVEAFKSTLEEVLAADLVLHVVDGSDPFPLKQIEAVNKVIYDIVKETGEEAPPEMIVVNKIDQADPLVLAELRHAVEDAVYVSAVTGEGIKELEARIELFLNSLDAHLVLLVPFTRGDIISRLHEYGTVRSEEYTEHGTRIDVRLPRQMAGELAEFVVDDGEE, from the coding sequence ATGACTGATGTTTTCAAGCACGACCCCGACCACACCTCGCATGAGGATCTGCTGGCCCGCGCCTTCCGCGACAACGCCCCGCAGCCGACCATCCGGGAGGACTCCGGCACGGACCTGTCCGGGCTCCTGACCCCCACCGTCGGTGAACTCGACCTGGACGACCGCAACCGCTTCCGCCGCGTCACCCGCACCACGGAGATCCGCTCCACCGACGCCGAGGACATCACCGAGGTCGAGTACCGCAAGCTGCGCCTCGAGCAGGTCATCCTCGTGGGCGTGTGGACGGAGGGCACGACCGCCGAGGTCGAGGCCAACATGGACGAACTCGCCGCCCTCGCCGAGACCGCCGGCGCCGAGGTCCTTGAGGCCCTCTACCAGCGCCGCGACAAGCCGGACCCGGGCACCTACATCGGCTCCGGCAAGGTGCAGGAACTCAAGGAGATCATCCTCGCCACCGACGCCGACACCGTCATCTTCGACGGTGAGCTCAGCCCCGGCCAGCTGGTCGCCCTCGAGACGGCACTCAACACCAAGGTCATCGACCGCACCATGCTCATCCTCGACATCTTCGCCCAGCACGCGAAGTCCAAGGAGGGCAAGGCGCAGGTCTCCCTCGCCCAGATGGAGTACCTGTACACCCGCGTCCGCGGCTGGGGCGAGAGCCTGTCCCGGCAGGCCGGTGGCCGCGCCGGGTCCAACGGTGGCGTCGGTCTGCGTGGTCCGGGTGAGACCCGCATCGAGGCCGACCGTCGTCGCCTGCGCACCGAGATGGCCAAGCTCCGCCGTGAGCTGGCCGGCATGCAGACCGCCCGCGAGATCAAGCGGCAGCGACGCCAGGCGTCCACGATCCCGCAGATCGCCATCGCCGGCTACACCAACGCCGGCAAGTCCTCGCTCATCAACGCCCTCACCGGCGCGGGCGTGCTCGTCGAGGACGCGCTCTTCGCCACCCTCGATCCCACGACCCGGCGCGCCGAGCTGGCCGACGGCCGCGCGGTCGTGTTCACCGACACCGTCGGCTTCGTCCGCCACCTGCCCACGCAGCTGGTCGAGGCCTTCAAGTCGACCCTCGAGGAGGTGCTCGCCGCCGACCTGGTCCTCCACGTCGTCGACGGCTCCGACCCCTTCCCCCTCAAGCAGATCGAGGCCGTGAACAAGGTCATCTACGACATCGTCAAGGAGACCGGGGAGGAGGCCCCGCCGGAGATGATCGTGGTGAACAAGATCGACCAGGCCGACCCGCTGGTCCTGGCGGAGCTGCGACACGCCGTCGAGGACGCGGTGTACGTCTCCGCCGTCACCGGCGAGGGCATCAAGGAGCTGGAGGCGCGCATCGAGCTGTTCCTCAACTCCCTCGACGCCCACCTCGTGCTGCTCGTCCCGTTCACCCGCGGCGACATCATCTCGCGCCTCCACGAGTACGGCACCGTCCGCTCCGAGGAGTACACCGAGCACGGCACACGTATCGACGTCCGCCTGCCCCGGCAGATGGCCGGCGAGCTCGCCGAGTTCGTCGTCGACGACGGCGAGGAGTAG